A single Macaca mulatta isolate MMU2019108-1 chromosome 15, T2T-MMU8v2.0, whole genome shotgun sequence DNA region contains:
- the LOC106993577 gene encoding uncharacterized protein LOC106993577 yields the protein MDGGIQEGVLSSPEQSRNDAGEWVPSPESYPTWSGGFLTGEGSCLGASAHPSVPGPLGMPAAPEEEAQGRASMAASGTLGSWPAGTFHPGACVSHWPSVPWKHTTSGKDSPELRFSKHGVPQEFWAGGLVAVLEMAPSPSPWGTQEGSARMCSLWVAGWCPCRGVGVRDLVPVHAGVRCEHVCPVQRHACGESRTRVPRGRGGAATSVLCLFFIKTFPLFSYKFASCKQVYKDPPLVKSGFE from the exons ATGGATGGGGGGATACAGGAGGGGGTCTTGTCTTCCCCGGAGCAGTCTAGGAATGATGCGGGGGAGTGGGTGCCTTCTCCAGAGTCTTACCCCACCTGGAGCGGGGGCTTCCTCACTGGGGAAGGGAGCTGCCTAGGAG CCAGCGCCCACCCATCCGTGCCCGGACCCTTGGGAATGCCCGCGGCTCCAGAGGAAGAAGCCCAGGGACGGGCCTCAATG GCTGCGTCGGGCACGCTTGGAAGCTGGCCTGCTGGGACTTTCCACCCTGGGGCCTGTGTCAGCCACTGGCCCTCCGTACCCTGGAAGCATACGACCTCTGGGAAAGACAGCCCTGAGCTTCGGTTTTCCAAGCACGGTGTTCCCCAAGAATTCTGGGCTGGCGGCCTGGTGGCAGTGCTGGAGATGGCCCCGAGCCCCTCCCCATGGGGCACCCAGGAGGGCTCTGCCAGAATGTGCAGCCTGTGGGTAGCCGGCTGGTGTCCCTGTCGTGGAGTTGGGGTGCGTGACCTGGTGCCCGTCCACGCGGGTGTGCGGTGTGAACATGTATGTCCTGTACAGAGACATGCGTGTGGAGAGAGCCGCACGCGAGTGCCACGCGGGAGAGGCGGAGCGGCCACCagtgttttgtgtttatttttcatcaaGACATTTCCCCTGTTTTCCTATAAATTTGCTTCATGTAAGCAAGTATATAAGGACCCTCCTTTGGTGAAATCCGGGTTCGAATGA